A stretch of DNA from Luteolibacter sp. Y139:
CAGGAATTGGATGTCAGCGTGACCCCAAGCTTGCGGCCGTAGTTGACAGCGTCGACCGCGTCGGAGGTGCTGCCACTCCCGCCTGGGCTGAGGAATTGCAAGGCAACCAGTGAGACTTCCCAATTGACTCCGGCAACGCCGATCAGGTTGTCACCCACGCCACCGATGGTCCCGGCGCAGTGGGTGCCGTGGCCATTGCCGTCGGTGGGGTCTGAGTCGTCGGTATAGAAGTCCCAGCCATGGACGTCATCGATGAAGCCATTGGCATCATCGTCGATGCCATTGGCCGGGATCTCACCGGGATTGGTGTACATGTTGGCGGCCAAGTCCGGGTGACTGCCATCAATGCCGGAGTCGATAATGCCGACGATGACATCGCGGCTGCCGGTGGAGATGCTCCAAGCCTCCGGGGCATCGATGTCAGCATCCGCGACTCCGGAAGACTGGCCGGTATTGTGCAGACCCCAGAGCGAGGAGAAGCTGGGGTCCGACGGCGTCACGTCGGCGAACTGCAGATAGTCGGGCTCGGCAATCGCCAGTTGCTCGTTTCCGAAATCCGCGCGGAAGCGTGAGATCAAGCCATCCACGGCATCGAGTATGGCATGGGGGGCTTGGACGAGATAAACGTCGTCGGTGAGCAGCTTCCGCCGGATCTTGAGACCCTGCCGTGCGCACCAGTCTGCAACAGCCGCGCGGTCGAAGCCGGCGGGGAAGCGCATCATCGCGTGATCAGCGACCTGGATCGTGCGGCTCAGGCGCTTGTCCCGGCCGTCGGGCAGGTGCTGCCATGTCTCTTCAACCTGAAGCAGGGGATACTTGAAGGAGCTTTCAACGAGTTGTGAAATACGCCGCCTGTTTTGGTTGCCGGGCAGGCTGAGTTCGCGACGGTCGAGAAGCTTGGCCGTGGCCAACAGGTGATCGGCGGGAGCCTCCACCCCTGCGGACGAATCCAGTGCGTTGCGTTCCGGTCCGCTCTGGTCACGGGAGTCAGGGCCCGCCGTGGAAAATGCTGTCGCTTCCGTAGATGCCGTGCTGTCGCCGCTGCCAGTCACCGGGGCGTGGCGGGGACTCAATAACAGGAGCAGGGCAATGAGAAGGAGGGCAAGGAGCGTGAGGAGGCGCTTCATGGCAGTGGTGCGCGGACGAGAAAGACACCGCGGAGACCATGCTATGCCGGATCCGGGCGCAATTATCCCCGGATGATGAGTAATTCAGCGGCCCGGGGTGGGCCGGAGATATGGAACCCGGGCCTGCCGTGCAAGCAAATCACCCCCCTTCACGAAAATGTCATCATTCCTTCAAATAGACCTTTTCCCCGCCCTTGGAGGCGCTCTCGTAGATTGCGCGGATGACGGCGACCGGCTTGCGGGCTTCGGCGGCGGAGACGGTAGTCTCGCGGCCCTTCTGGATGGCGTTGACCACTTCCTCGAAGTTCCGCTGGTGCTGGTAGAAATTGATCGCCTTGGGATCGTTCGCGCCAAGGCCGGCGGCTTGGCCTTTCATGAGCGTGGAGCGGATTTCGGCGTCCTCCGGCTTCTCGTTCATGAAGTCCCAGATTTCGAAGGCTTCATCGGCGAGGAAGACGGAGCCCTCGGTGCCGCTGAGTTGGACGCGGGCCGGGTGGCCATCCTTCGACCAAGTGCAGGTGGAGCCTTCGATCACGCCGCGTGCGCCGTTTTCGAATTCGACGATGGCGACGGCGATGTCTTCCACCTCGATGCGCTCGTGGGCGAGGCACGCCATGCTTGCCTGCACGGCTTTCACGGGACCGGCGAGATAGATGAGGGCGTCGATGGTGTGGATCGACTGGTTCATCAGCGCACCGCCGCCATCGAGTGCCCAGGTGCCGCGCCAGCCGGCGGAGTCGTAGTAGGCTTGGTCGCGATACCACTTCACGTAGCAGGAGGCCGAGGTGAGCTTGCCGAAGCGGCCTTCGTCGGAGGCCTTCTTGAAGGCTTCCATGCCGGGGTGGAAGCGGCGATTGAGGACAGCGGAGAGGGTCTTGCCATTCGCCTTGGCGGCGGCCATGAGCTGGTCGATGCGCTCGACGGTGACTTCCAGAGGCTTCTCGCAGATGACGTGCTTGCCGGCATTCAGGGCGGCGAGGGAGGGATCGAGGTGAGCGCCGGACGGAGTGCCGACGGTGACGATTTCCAGCTCGGGATCGGCGAGGAAGGCAGCCATGTCGGAGTAGGCCTTGGCACCGTATTCGGCGGCCAATTTCTCGGCGGCCTCACCGCGGAGGTCGAAGACCGAGTGGAGTTCGCCACCGGTCATCGCGGTGATCGCCTTGGCGTGGAAGTGGCCGATCATGCCGGCACCGATGATTCCGAATTTCATGGTTTTGGTGTGAAAGAAAGAGGGTTTTCCTGCGGGTCAGGGCTGTATGACAAGGTGCCCGTGAAGCTCGCTGCGATGAGAAAAGCGGGGGATGACAAACTTGTCGAGAAAAGGCTTCCCTAACAAGCTTTCAGGCTTGCCGGATCGTCCACGGCACTCTGGAGTCGCCGAAACTCAAGAACGGTTCTTTATGGCAAACTTGTCCGACAACTCTCAGCACAGGGCATGGTGGACCCAGCTCAATGGCTACCACTGGTTCGTCATGACCGTCGCCTCGCTGGCGTGGTTTTTCGACTGTCTGGACCAGCGGCTGTTCTCGCTGGCGCGCAATCCGGCGCTGAAAGCACTGATGCCGGGAGCGCCGGACGGAGACATTCAGGCGGTTGGCAAGGAGGTCACAGCCCTGTTCCTGGTGGGCTGGGGGATCGGCGGCATGATTTTCGGGGCATTGGGGGACCGCTATGGTCGCTCGAAAATGCTCACCGTCACGGTGCTGCTCTATTCGATCTTCACCGGGTTGAGCTTCTTCAGCACCCACTATTGGGACTTCGCGATCTATCGCTTCTTGACCGGCGTTGGCGTCGGCGGCGTGTTCGGTCTGGCCGTTGCCTTGATCGCCGAAACGGTACCGGATGGAGCGCGGGCTGGGGCGCTTGGGACGCTTCAGGTTCTTTCCACCGTCGGAAATATCACCGCGGCTTTCATCAACATGGGCGTGGATGCGCTGCAGACAGCCGGAACCATCACGCCGGGCACGGGCTGGCGGTGGCTATTCCTGGTGGGCGCGGTGCCAGCCTTCCTTGTGTTCTTCATCCGGGGCTACCTTAAGGAGCCCGAGCCGTGGTTGAAACTGAAGCGCGAGGGCCGCTTGCCGACGGGGAGCATTTTGGCCCCTTATGCCGCGCTGCTGCGTGACGCGCGGTGGCGACGCAACCTGATCGTGGGAGCCATCATTTCCTCCACTGGCGTGGTGGGGCTTTGGGCAATCGGGGAATATGCGGTGGACCTCCAGCGAATTGTGTTTCGCAAGCATTTCGAGGCCACGGGTGCCGTGGGGCCTGAACTCGCCAAGCTGGTCAATGGAGCGGTGACCAATGCCTACCTCCTTACCATGGTCGGCGCGGCGTTCGGGATGTCTTTCTTCACGTGGCTCTGTGGCAAGACCGGCCGCAAGGTGGCCTTTGCGGTTGGGTTCTCGTCTGCCGCGATCATCACGGCGCTGGTCTATTGGAAGATGAACTCGCCGATGGATGCGTATTGGATGACGCCGCTGATGGGCGGGGCGCAGCTTGGCGTGCTCGCTGGCTTTGCGATCTATTTGCCTGAGCTTTTCCCAAGTCGTTTGCGGAGTACCGGGACGTCTTTCTGCTACAATCTCGGTCGCTTTGCCGCTGCTGGCGGGAGTTTCTTCTCCGCGGCCCTCGCCAAGGGAGCGTATGGCCAATATGGCTCGCCTGACATGGAGCGCTACTCGGCCATGACGATGTGCGTGATCTATCTCGCGGGGATCATCGTCCTAATCTGGGCTCCGGAGACGAAGGGGAAGCCGCTGCCGGAGGATTGATCACTCCCGCGCTGCGGCGAGCTTCGCGTCATCGAGGTCCAGCCGGTAAAGGATCTGATTGTAGTTGTAGCGCGGCGTTGGCTGCGCGTGGTCGGCGAACTCAGCGGTGTAGGTTCCTTCGAAGACGATGAAGCTCGCATCTTCCGGCGTGAGCTCGGGGTGAATGCGCGGGTTGTAGAAGGTGTAATTGTCGTGGGTCAGGACCTTAACGGCCTTGCCCCACGGGCCCATGGGTGAGGCCGCCTCGGCATACCAGATCTCGCCGAAGGCGGAGGGCTTGCCGTGGAGCTGGGTGAAGATGGTGACCCAACGCTTGCGGAAGGGATTCCAAGCCACAGAGCCGCGGTGGGGCTTCACTTCCGAGCCGTCTTCGGCCGAGCGTGGGGATGGGGGAGTGGTGACCTTTTCCCATTGATCGCGCAGTTCCCAGCCTTCGAAGGTGGCCGGGCAGCGCATGGTGGGAAATGGATCGCCGAAGAGGATCCATTCCTTCTTCTGTTCGTCTTTCCAAAGGAGCGGATGGCCGCGCGGAATGAGGCCTTTTTCTCCGTCGCCTTCCTTCCATAGGACCCGATGCCGGGTGAAATTTTCGGTCTGGCGGTCCCAGGTGCAAAGGCCGACTTCATATTCGTCGAGGTGGCCTTTGATCTTCGAATAGGTCGCTACCAGCCGTCGTCCGGAGTAGCGGTCGGGGATCTCGACCATGCCGGTGAGCCACGTCGGGCCGTCGCCGGGGATGGGAGCGACGCCGCGCACCTTGCCCTGGGCGTCACGGAAGTGTTGGAAGGGAATCGAGAGTGGGGGCTTGAACTCCGGGATGGGTTGAACAGCGGTACGGGCTGCGGTGGACTGAAAGACTCCGAGGGGATAGCCCGCCAAAGTGGTGTCCCCCCACAGCCAGAACAGTTCGTTGCCTTGCCGCGCCACAAGAACGGAATCGCAGCCGAAGACGCCGGTCTCCGAGGCCTTCGCTTCGCCGCCGAGCTTCTGCTGCTCCGCGAACATGCCTGCTCCTGTGAGCCGGCCTAGCCGCTTGGCAATGTTTCGTCGCTCGACCTCGATGCGGATGGTTCCGCCGGCTGTCGGCGAAGTCCGGATGCCCTCGTAGCCGAAGCCGTCCTTCTTCACGCCGTAGCCGTGGCCCTTCACGCTGAACCAGACGGCGCGGTCGAAGAGCTCGGGATCTTCCAGGGCGATCAGGCCGGCATTGTCGCTGACATAGCGGGCGTCGTGGGTGGTCCGCAGCTCGACGAGCGGGACAGGCCAGCCGTTCTCCTTGTCGACGATTTCGATGCGGCAGGGCTCGATCGCGAGTCCGGCGGATGAAAGAGCGAGCAGGGAGAGGGCGGCCTTCATGGCCGGTCGTTACTTCGCTTCGGCGAGATCCCTTACACAGCGGAAGCCGGTATGATTGGTCGGTGACTCGCTATCCTGCGAATGCCGCGCGGCGGGCCGGTAGCGCATGCAGTAGGAGACGTGGCAGAGGAAGGAGCCTCCCTTTGTCACGCGGTGGACCTTGCCATCGCCTTTTTTACCGGTGTCGCGATTGACCCAAGTGGTTGGGCCGGTGGGATTGTCGGGATCGCACTCGGTGAAATAATCCGGATCGTAGAGGTCGCTGCAGAGTTCCCAGACATTGCCGGCCATGTCGTAGAGGCCGTAGCCGTTCGGCGGGAAGCTTTTGGCGGGGGAGCTGCCTTTGAAGCCATCGTCGCCGGTGTTCTTGTTAGGGAACTCGCCCTGCCACGAGTTGGCCATCCACTTGCCATCGGGCTTCAGCTCATCGCCCCAGGTGTAGATCTTTCCTTCGAGACCGCCGCGGGCGGCGTATTCCCACTCTGCTTCGGTCGGGACGCGCTTGTTGGCCCACTTGGCATAGGCGACGGCGTCTTCATAGATCACGCAGACCACGGGGTAGTTCTCTTTGCCAGTGATCGAGCTGTCCTTGCCGGTCGGGTGTTGCCAATTCGCGGTCGGGTCCCAGCGCCACCACTCGATGGAGCGGCCGGGAATGTTCGGGTCGCCTTCGACGTGGGCGTCCTCGCGGAAGACGATCGAGCCATTGTTGAACTTCTCGCCCGGCAGGTTGCCGCGGGCTTCCGCGGGGAAGTCCTCAGCCTTCACCTCGCGCTCCGCGAAGGTGGCATATTTGGTGGCCTTGATGAATTCGGCGAACTGGGCATTGGTGACCTCAGTCTCGTCGATCCAGAAACCTTTTACGGTAACCTTGTGGGCCGGGCCTTCCTCCGGGAAGGTTTTCTCCCCGTAAGGTGTTTGAAATGCCCCGTCGTGTCCCATGGTGTAAGTGCCTCCGGACAAGCGCACCATGCCGTCCTTCTTTTCCAATCCCGCCACTTGGGCAGGAGTGGATGATGAGGACGAGGCGGCCGTTTCCTTTTGGCAGGATGGCAGCAGGGCGAGGAGCAGCAGCAGGCGCTTCATGACGGATGATTTCGGGAAATGGTGAACCGTTCCGGGCGGCGGGGCACGGAAAAATGTCCGCTCTGCCGTGATTGCAATGCCGGGCGATCCGTCGAGGATAGCGCCGCCGCCATGAACGATCGTCGAATCTATCCGCTCAAGGGACTGCCGCAGCAACGCCAGATCTGGAGCTGGATTTCCTATGACGTGGCGAACCAGTCCTTCACGTTGATCGTGAACACGATGCTGTTCTCGGTGTTTTTCGGCGCGGTGATCGTGCAGGACGATACCAAGGACGATCGCCTGTGGTCGCTGGCCTTTGGCGGCAGCATGCTTTTGGCCGCCTTGTTGTCGCCGCTGGCGGGCGCGGCGGCGGACGAGCGGGCCTGGAAAAAGTCGGGACTGATCGTTACCGGCGTCGTTTGCGCCCTCTTCACCTGCGGTCTCGCCTTTCTCAAGCCGGGGCAGATTTGGTTGACCATGCTGCTCTATATTCCGGCGAACTTCGCGTTCGCGATCGGGGAGAACTTCCTCGCCAGCTTCTTGCCGACCTTGGCGCGAAAGGAGGAGGTGGGGCGCCTGAGCGGGTTCTCGTGGGGACTCGCTTATTTCGCCGCGCTGGTTCTCATTTTCATCACTGCGGGCAGCATGATGCTCTTCAAATTGAATGACCCGGAGAAATGGCGCCCGTTCTTCATGATGGCCGGGCTGTGGTTCCTTTTCTTCACCATTCCGACGATCCTCTGGCTGAAGGAACCTGCGGTGGAGCACACCGTTCACTCGGGGAAATCGTGGCTCACCGCCGGCTTCGTTCGGCTTGGTGAGACCTTCAAGCACCTGCGCGGATATCGCGATCTCGCGATGTTGATGGCGGCCTCGTTCTTCTTTGGCACCGGCATGAGCGTGGTGGTCTCGTTCGCCAGCAAGCTGGCGGGAGAATACGGATTCACGAACGAGAAGATGGTGATCTTCATGGCGGTGATCACGGTGTCCGGGATTATCGGGACGGTGGTGCCGATGCTGTTCCAGGATCGCATCGGGCACCGGCTCACTTCGGCGTTGCTGCTCGGCGTGTGGGTGCTCGCGGCCGCCGGCTTCGCGGGATATGCCTACCTTTACGAGGCTCACATGGTGAACGGTGTCGGCCACTATCCGACGTGGCCGCTGTGGCTGATCGGGAACTTGTTAGGCTTCGGTCTCGGTTCACTGGGTTCGGCGAACCGGGCGTTCGTCGGGTATCTGGCACCGCCGGAAAAATCGGCCGAATTTTTCGGGATCTGGGGTCTGATGATCAAACTTGCGGCCGTGATGACCTTCCCGTTTGCGTGGGTGAAGGACACGACCGGCAACCCGCAGGCCTTGCTCTTGTTAGCCGGTTTCATCGCCGTGGGACTGGTGCTCACGCTGCTGATCGATGAAAAACGCGGCCACGCGGTGGCGCAGCGCGGTGTGGAAGGGGCGGAATAGGGTCGAAAATGGCCGTTTAAATTGTCGCAAGGCGGGTTTGTCATTTCCGGCGGGGTCGCTAGTGTCCGCGGCGTGAGCGACCCTTCCGATGAGCTGGCCAAGCGCCTGCTGTCCGCATTCGAGCTAGGCCCGTCCTGGGCCCGGAACGATGCACCGGCGAAAAAACAACCCGAGCACCGTGACCAAGATGCCCCGCGCGAGCGCGAGCGGCGGGATCAGGGCGACCGCGATTTCCGCGGCCGTCGTGATGACCGCGGCGGCGATCGGCGGGACCAGCGCGGAGGCTTTGGAGGCGGTGGAGGAGGCGGCGGACGTCGCGATGATCGAGGCCCGCGTCGTGATGGCGACCGCCGTCAGGGCTATGGACAAGGTCAGGGTCATGGCCATGGACGCGATCAGGGGCCGCGTGACTTTCCCCAGCCGGCGGAAGGCGTGCGGGTCTCGATTTCTCCCGCGGCGGAGGCGGTGCATCTCGTGGTGAAGGAAATCCATCACGTCGCCCGCGTTTACTCGCTCTATGATGTCGCCCAGATCCTGCTTGCCGGACGTGAGCGGTATCACCTGCAGTTCGCCGTTTCGGACAAGGTGGGACCGATCTTCAAGAGCAAGCTCGATTCCTCGATGTGGCTGACGAAGGAGGAGGCAATTTCGCATTTCTGGCACTCGGATGCGGCGAAGGACCTCTACGAATCCGAGGAGATCGAAACCGACCCACCGGCTGGCAATTTCCAGGTCGTCGCGCGCTGCGGCATGAGCGGCGAGTGGCTCGGACCTCCGAACTTCCATTCTTATCAGACGACGCTGCGTCGTATTCATCGCGAGCAGTTCTCGCACATGCCGTTCGAGGTTTATTCCTCGCGTGTCCGCACGGAGCGTGGCGAGGAAGCGGTCAATGCGTGGCTGGAGACGATGAAGAAGCGCGTGCGCTGGCGGCTCAAGGGTGCCGGTGATGACGCGTGGAGCTTTGATCGTGGCGAGATCGAGCGCGACTTCGCGACCAAGCGTTTCGCGGAGGTCTTCGAGGAAATCCGCAGCGCTGAGGTTTCCGGCAATATCCCGGCCCGCGATCTCTCGCCGGGCCTGCTTGCCTGTGTCCGCATAGCCGGTTCGCATGCGCGCAAGCATCCTGCCATTTTGATCCCGGCGATCTGTCGCTTGTTAGAAGGCGAGCATCTCTCGGTCTTCAAGCGGGAGGGCAAGCTCTTCACCGGTCCTGCCCGTCCGCATCCGCTGACGACCGATGCCATCCTCGCCGAGCGCCCGTCGGCCATGGTCGAGTGGCTGGAAAAGAACCCGACCGCGAAGCTCGCGGACCTGTGGAAGGGTGTCCTTCCCGAGGGATCCACTGAGCCGGGCAAGGAATGGCTGGCGGATCTCTTCTGGCTGTTGACGCAAGGTCACGTGCTTCTCTTCGCCGATGATTCACTCGTGCTGCCGCGCCGCCGCGCTCCGCAGCAAGGTGGTGGAGGACCCAAGCCTGCCGGGGCCAAGGCTCCGGCGACGAAGGCCGCGAAGAAAAAGAAGAAGAAGCGGAAGCGGAAGGCACGTGGTCCGAAGGTCGCCGTGCCGAGTCACGCGAAGACCGTTCGCACGATCTCGCGCATGTCGCCTGGCAAGCTGCGGACGCTTCGTGGTCCCGATCTCCTGTGGCGCCGCCGTCTGGTGAAGCGCGGGAAGATCATCGCGCTGGCCGAGGAGGAATAACCGGCGCTGGTTTTCCTCACATCCCTTAACGCAAAAGCTCACCCGCCATCGGGTGAGCTTTTTGCTTTGGATGAGTGCCTCGCCCCGGCGAGCCCGGATTCTCCCCCCAGATCACCCAGGTTCTGACCCGGGACGAAGCAACGGGACTATCGCAATTCTTCGGGTCGGGGCAACACCGATCCATGGCGGTGACGAGTTTCCGACACCGCTTGCTCGCGGAAAAATCCCGGAAGTTCGGGCTTTCCTGACCATACGGGCTCGTGGGTGACAATCCGGACACCGGCTCCAATCGCTGCGGCGACAAGGCGCGGAGCGGGTGACGGCGAGCGCAGTAGTCCGTAGCGGCCTGCCGCGAGGCGTTTCACCAAGGCATCATCCGTTTCATGGTGAATCACGATTTCCTTCAGGGGGAACTCGCGCCCGGGCGGCAATGAAAGCTCGATTCCAACTCCGGCGGCGCGGGCGGCGATGAGCATGCGGGCGATGGCGGTGATATCCGTGGTCTCGTTCGCGCGGATCAGGCAACGCGTGAAGGGACGATAGCGGAAAACGTTTGCTTCACATTTCAATGCAGACGGATCGTGCTCGATGCCGAACTCGTGCTTCATCCACCACGCATCACTGCCAGCGGCGGCTTCGAGTTCGTGCGAAGAGACGATCGGCGCGAGCGCTTGGAGCAGCTCCATGATTTCAGGTGCAGGCGTTTCTCGAAGTTGTGGAAGGCCATTGTTTTGCCAAGTGGCGAAGAGTGAGACGTA
This window harbors:
- a CDS encoding Gfo/Idh/MocA family protein, translated to MKFGIIGAGMIGHFHAKAITAMTGGELHSVFDLRGEAAEKLAAEYGAKAYSDMAAFLADPELEIVTVGTPSGAHLDPSLAALNAGKHVICEKPLEVTVERIDQLMAAAKANGKTLSAVLNRRFHPGMEAFKKASDEGRFGKLTSASCYVKWYRDQAYYDSAGWRGTWALDGGGALMNQSIHTIDALIYLAGPVKAVQASMACLAHERIEVEDIAVAIVEFENGARGVIEGSTCTWSKDGHPARVQLSGTEGSVFLADEAFEIWDFMNEKPEDAEIRSTLMKGQAAGLGANDPKAINFYQHQRNFEEVVNAIQKGRETTVSAAEARKPVAVIRAIYESASKGGEKVYLKE
- a CDS encoding MFS transporter, encoding MSDNSQHRAWWTQLNGYHWFVMTVASLAWFFDCLDQRLFSLARNPALKALMPGAPDGDIQAVGKEVTALFLVGWGIGGMIFGALGDRYGRSKMLTVTVLLYSIFTGLSFFSTHYWDFAIYRFLTGVGVGGVFGLAVALIAETVPDGARAGALGTLQVLSTVGNITAAFINMGVDALQTAGTITPGTGWRWLFLVGAVPAFLVFFIRGYLKEPEPWLKLKREGRLPTGSILAPYAALLRDARWRRNLIVGAIISSTGVVGLWAIGEYAVDLQRIVFRKHFEATGAVGPELAKLVNGAVTNAYLLTMVGAAFGMSFFTWLCGKTGRKVAFAVGFSSAAIITALVYWKMNSPMDAYWMTPLMGGAQLGVLAGFAIYLPELFPSRLRSTGTSFCYNLGRFAAAGGSFFSAALAKGAYGQYGSPDMERYSAMTMCVIYLAGIIVLIWAPETKGKPLPED
- a CDS encoding formylglycine-generating enzyme family protein → MKRLLLLLALLPSCQKETAASSSSSTPAQVAGLEKKDGMVRLSGGTYTMGHDGAFQTPYGEKTFPEEGPAHKVTVKGFWIDETEVTNAQFAEFIKATKYATFAEREVKAEDFPAEARGNLPGEKFNNGSIVFREDAHVEGDPNIPGRSIEWWRWDPTANWQHPTGKDSSITGKENYPVVCVIYEDAVAYAKWANKRVPTEAEWEYAARGGLEGKIYTWGDELKPDGKWMANSWQGEFPNKNTGDDGFKGSSPAKSFPPNGYGLYDMAGNVWELCSDLYDPDYFTECDPDNPTGPTTWVNRDTGKKGDGKVHRVTKGGSFLCHVSYCMRYRPAARHSQDSESPTNHTGFRCVRDLAEAK
- a CDS encoding MFS transporter encodes the protein MNDRRIYPLKGLPQQRQIWSWISYDVANQSFTLIVNTMLFSVFFGAVIVQDDTKDDRLWSLAFGGSMLLAALLSPLAGAAADERAWKKSGLIVTGVVCALFTCGLAFLKPGQIWLTMLLYIPANFAFAIGENFLASFLPTLARKEEVGRLSGFSWGLAYFAALVLIFITAGSMMLFKLNDPEKWRPFFMMAGLWFLFFTIPTILWLKEPAVEHTVHSGKSWLTAGFVRLGETFKHLRGYRDLAMLMAASFFFGTGMSVVVSFASKLAGEYGFTNEKMVIFMAVITVSGIIGTVVPMLFQDRIGHRLTSALLLGVWVLAAAGFAGYAYLYEAHMVNGVGHYPTWPLWLIGNLLGFGLGSLGSANRAFVGYLAPPEKSAEFFGIWGLMIKLAAVMTFPFAWVKDTTGNPQALLLLAGFIAVGLVLTLLIDEKRGHAVAQRGVEGAE